In Gopherus flavomarginatus isolate rGopFla2 chromosome 1, rGopFla2.mat.asm, whole genome shotgun sequence, a single genomic region encodes these proteins:
- the P2RY2 gene encoding P2Y purinoceptor 2, giving the protein MVSIQNNSYLSRAMENFMVLRSWNTSANSSTADCSVEDNTYKCKFDEEFKYILLPVSYGIVCVVGLCLNLLALYVFLFRIKTWNASTTYMFNLAVSDTLYVVSLPLLVYYYAKGDNWPFSVGLCKIVRFLFYTNLYCSILFLLCISVHRFLGICFPLKSLQWGRVRYARRVSGVVWLVIITCQSPVLFFVTTSVRCETITCHDTSSKELFGQFVIYSSVMLVLLFCIPFLAIIVCYCLMARKLLQPTRGTSRRSKSKKKSVKMIIVVLVVFIICFLPFHVTRTLYYSFRSWDLSCGTLNAINLAYKVTRPLASTNSCLDPILYFLVGQRFVKFTGNKMPVKTPNQTALRGTPTSNTGTSSNLDMIAKM; this is encoded by the exons ATGGTGTCGATACAGAATAACTCCTATCTGTCTAG GGCAATGGAGAACTTCATGGTTCTGCGTTCCTGGAACACGAGCGCCAACTCATCCACTGCCGACTGCAGCGTGGAAGACAACACGTACAAGTGCAAATTTGACGAGGAGTTCAAGTACATTCTGCTGCCCGTCTCCTATGGCATCGTGTGTGTGGTGGGGCTGTGCCTCAACCTGCTGGCCCTCTATGTCTTCCTCTTCAGGATCAAGACCTGGAACGCCTCCACCACGTACATGTTCAACCTGGCCGTGTCTGACACACTTTACGTTGTTTCCCTGCCTTTGCTGGTGTATTATTATGCCAAGGGGGACAACTGGCCTTTCAGTGTGGGCTTATGTAAAATAGTCCGTTTCCTGTTCTACACCAATCTctactgcagcatcctcttcctgCTCTGCATCAGTGTCCACCGTTTCCTGGGCATCTGCTTCCCGCTGAAGTCGCTGCAGTGGGGCCGCGTCCGCTACGCGCGGAGGGTGTCGGGGGTGGTCTGGTTGGTCATAATCACGTGCCAGTCGCCGGTGCTCTTCTTTGTCACCACCAGCGTGAGGTGCGAGACCATCACCTGCCACGACACGTCGAGCAAGGAGCTCTTTGGCCAGTTCGTCATCTACAGCTCAGTGATGCTGGTGCTGCTGTTCTGCATCCCTTTCCTGGCCATCATTGTGTGCTACTGCCTGATGGCTCGGAAGCTGCTGCAGCCCACCCGGGGCACCTCCAGGAGGTCTAAGTCCAAAAAGAAGTCAGTCAAGATGATCATTGTTGTCCTGGTGGTCTTCATCATCTGCTTCCTTCCTTTCCACGTCACTCGCACTTTGTACTACTCCTTCCGGAGCTGGGACCTTAGCTGCGGGACCCTCAATGCCATTAACTTAGCCTACAAAGTAACCAGGCCCTTAGCTAGCACCAACAGCTGCCTGGATCCCATTTTGTACTTCTTGGTAGGCCAAAGGTTTGTGAAGTTCACGGGCAACAAAATGCCAGTGAAAACTCCAAACCAAACAGCCCTGAGGGGAACTCCCACCAGCAACACGGGAACCAGCAGCAACTTAGATATGATAGCCAAAATGTGA